The genomic DNA CCAACGCTATTGGTTGGTTCCCGCTCGGAGTTGATTCcgcttaaaggtgacagtccatatCCAACGTCAGCTGCACtgccattcattttactatggaaattgacaataacaccgacgcgttcgtaccagtagtgcagctgcggtcagaaatggaatgttaccatagtATGAAGATCAGGTACTGCTTAAATATTGACTGTACCAACTAGAACCCTCCTACTTTATTAGCAGTATGATTAAGGGCAGGCTAATGTCCGAATCCGGATAAGTCCGGTGACACTTTCTTTACGTCGAAGGACAAGGCAAGATTGCGGATTGAAAGACCAATTAATTGCTAAGTAAGTTTAGTTGTATCGTATCTATTTCGTCTTATTAGCTTTGTTTTAGCACTGAGTCCGTATCGACGTTTATATAACGTGACTGTACCGTCGGAAAGTCACCAAAACTTATTCATGACAAAATTACGGAAACATCTATTAGATTAAAGTCCAGCGGTcagcaacaagcggcccgcgagccttcctggctatttttttatgtattattgacaaacaacaatgtctgataaagtcataaatattaacaaagtgcggcccgcgtcaacttcggtaTCTATATATTCTATAtactatttggcccttggctgctaaaaggttgccgaccgctggattaaactattctattctatcagTATTTTTGTATGAGAAGCGATTTTTTTTTCCCAAAACGAAAGTTGCCTTTGTTTCTTGTGATATTTCCAGAAATTACCTAAAAGAAAGTTTTTAAACTTTTTGGAAAGTTTCCGGAACTTACACATATCTGTAATTGTTTATGCGGTTACACATAAAATAATTGTTGCAAAATAAAAGGcagttttaggtaaatataaaaataaaaattaatgctTAATAATTACTTCAACTAGAACAAGTGCTTGTACAGAAATCTGGTTCCCTGTAAAATGTGTCTTTCTTCACAAACTACAATACACAGAGAGCTGTAAAATTGCATGGAAAACTGGATACATTATGAATGCACTCACTAAATCAATAGGCCATGAAATTTTGCGACGTGTTTCTATTATATATACCCTATATGTATGAgcatttcttatattttttgccatttttaaatattgtgaccctttttgccacttttgtgttatttgtaGTCAAAATCGCGAGCACTTTTCATcattataggagaaaaaaagtgtcctaaaagttccatacatttttcaaactttcctttttgttaccgccatacaaagtacacggtgtaacatgagtaaaccgaataattttaacagcgtattcctgatcatatttagagacaaaaatgtcctataaacttttttgatatcgccTAGTATATGAGGCAATGCTAACACAATAGCAaaaaaactctgggacattttttatcccattagtaTAGAAAGAGCTcataattctgagtagaaataacacaaaagtggcaaaaaggtcacaatatataaaaatagcaaagaagcgctgatggcctagcggtgagagcgtgcgactttcaaacctgaggtcgcgggttcaaaccccggctcctaccaataagtttttcggaacttatgtacgaaatatcatttgatatttaccagtcgcttttcggtgaaggaaaacatcgtgaggaaaccggactaaaaccaataaggcctagtttaccctctgggttgaaaggtcagatggcagtcgctttcgtaaaaactagtgcctacgtcaaatcatgggattagttgtcaagcggactccaggctctcatgagccgtggcgaaatgccgggataacgcgcggAAGAAGGCAAAAAAACGCTCATATAATACGAACTCAACTCAACTGACCTTCAAGTAATCCACGGCGGGTTTGACGTACGACGATACATCGGCGTCGACGTTGAGGTACCTCTTCAGCACGAAGTTGAGGAGCACCGTGATGGACTTCTCCGGGGTCTTCACGTTGAAGTGGGTGCTGCGCGGCAGGCCCTGCGCGTCCAGGAAGCTGTTGATGATGTACTCGGCGGCGCCGATGTACCTGGAATGAGAAGACAAAAAGTTtcaagttatataatatatatttgacgaccggtctggcctagtgggtagtgaccctgcctatgaagccgatggtcccgggttcgaatcctggtaaggacatttatttgtatgatgatacagatatttgttcctgggtcatggttgttttctatgtatttaagtatttatatattatatatatcgttgtctgagtacccacaacacaagccttcttgagcttaccgtggggcttagtctatttgtgtaaaaaaatgtcctaataatatttatttatttattatttatttattatatatatatataatgtattgttttcccgcattttcgttagtcataatttatttggCTCAGAAACGCGCCTCTTCAgaattgccataaaacaaacctaacctaacctaacctctaGCTATAGGGTTATCGAAAATCctaaaaagttaacggtttcattTTTAtgtctaatgataatatgacaaacaatacattatgacttgaccgtgatagctagacagttgaaattttcacagatgatgtatttctgttgccgctataacaacaaatactaaaaccagaataaaataaagatttaaatggggctcccatacaacaaacgtgatttttgaccaaagttaagcaacgtcgggagtggtcagtacttggatgggtgaccgtttttatttgctttttttttgtttttttttttgcattatggtacggaacccttcgtgcgcgagtccgactcgcacttgcccggtttttattgttatttctgttagtgttaatttctttttagaaatattgaacaggatttaatttaattatatagtTTAGGTACAAATAGAAATATCTGTATTTCaccttttttcttaatattgtctCGTTAGTTAATTAAACCTACTTGTTTAAAGGGTAGCACAATATGACTGGCAACGTGCAGTTCGTGTTGAAAAGAGCACTAAATTTGAAATGGAAGGAAAATAGAATCAGAAGAAAAGACGGCATTGATTAGTGTCAGAACATAATATTGGTTGTTACAAAAAttagaatatattaatataaaactcaGCGTGGAAATCCATTGTCGCTGTATATAGTTCCGGAGATACATATTTTGGATACTGGGTAAGTAATTCTCGCAATGTTGTGTTTTCACGGCAAACCGGCTAAATCCAAACTCGGTAAAGACTAAGTTATCTATTCTTTCCAGGGTTTAATAGATCGAGGCAAAGCTGGTTACAATTCGATCGTAAAAATTCTAAAGGATTACCAGTTCggtggacgatatcagcctgtcagttaaaccaggggtgcgaaactcctgacttcggtcaaactcggctccgctcggctcagcattgcttcgagcaattattagggttggcaccacttgacttccttttgcgtgcacgaccacagataagataatcacttaatttttgacaaccctaaatagccgaaagggatagtcatatattagaaagggccagcatgattcgaccctgaaccgctgtcaaacttcgtttgtgtaggaagtttcctttctgtacggtagtactattaattattctgtggttaaacgcaaaaggtgagagtttcgaacaactgacagactgATATTGTCctgcgaactggtaatctgtccCCTTAAGTGCTCATAAATTATTAAAGCTTGCGTCTGTAAAGTCCTGTTTTTGCGAAATTAGTTGAAGCACGAAATAAATTCCAAACTTCTCTATTTGAAATTGCTAACGGCGgaacttattttaaaatacagcGCGGTGTTGCCATGAACAAAAACTTTCAAGCGTCAACTCGAAACTTTTATACTCTAGTAGATCTGAAATTTGAATTTAATATTGCGAGAAAGGTGAAGACTAaatttatgtttagttttagAACGATTATGATATACCTAGAGTcaaaccaagaatagtctgtagcggatttgatagcccacgcagtgaaagtgtaattttaaacgtcaaacttctatgaaattatgacgtataaatgacacttggaGGTAAACGTACATGTACATAAATGTACGCACGTAGGTAAATGTACGTCGAGCACCAGCTCGACGCGGTCCGGTACATGTCATCTTAAAATATAagccattgtcaatagaggtgacagcaaggtgtcatcttttgggcattagcatgtcgagcacccGCAGGGCAAACTGCCTAGAAATACGAGTCCCGCGTAGCgaggctccgtcgactcagagaatgagtcaaagattttcacgatcggccgccgacatatgtaCTTATCTAAATAAATCCATGGAGGATTAGCTCATCCGATTCTAGAGTGCATCCCTACACATTTCATGTCCGAGCCGTTGTCTATTCGTTTGAAGCTGTAAGCTGGGGGACTAGCCAAagtgccaatcgtttgcgctacgACAGCAAAACGCttttcatgtctctctatcactcttaaaCATTAGTGCAATAGAGATAGCGTTTTGCTGTTGTAACATAAACGATTGGAATCTTGGCTAGGCGCCCTGTAATCCCTACGAACCACGTGTGTACCTAGTTTCAATGCAAGGATTACAGTTCCGAACAAATCGATAACCGCCGTACGTAACAGAGAGAAATCAGAAATGAATAATGTAATAGCGTCAGACACGGCTTTACAGGTATATTTTTAGGACAACCACTGATTTGACTACCgttaagaaaaataattatgcttaaagatacttagtttatttttgaaGTCGGCATATTACATTGCGCTTAaaatgaacatttttttttttatcgtttaGCTCACAGACTACTTTGGTTGGGTCATCTTAAGAGAATGGATGAAGATCGGAACGTGACAAGAGCATATCTAGGCCGTCTAGCAGAAGGATGTCCTATCGGACGCCTCAGGTGTCGCTGGGGCAACATGGCGGATGCGGACCAgcgcacaggaccgagaaaagtggcgctgtcttgtgtcagaggccaagccAGGGCTGCGAAACTCCTCTCTTCGTGCAAACTCGgcaccgttcggctcagcattagtccgagcaattattaggtttgacacaacttgacgtctccttgcgtgcacgaccactaagacaatggcttgaattttgacaaccctacatagccgaaagggatagtgccatatatacagggtgaaatttaaatcactggccatattcattccaggcactaggttacacttaaggaatctatttagcgaaaaaaaagagtacatttttttttaattttaatttttcaatttttaattattttccacgagtcgtggtcaccctattaccacaaatgtaaacaaacctaatagtaggttttaacaacaacatcagcaaaacccttatctgaccttcactaaaccttataatcgttgcaatagggtacacctagttagtgttggcgatggtaggcaggtttatcaatttcgagggtagtctaaaccattccgcgctagcggtaaacataacggttagcataaatgattagtcactcgtcactcgccaaccttaaaataataatcgcgcgcgtttagtacggtttaaaaaaatgtcttcgaaccgggaatattaggaaatggtacggtgttatttattaagtggtgagtgtttaagTGGTGCACAAAGaatatacgaaatggaatcagttccacgccttcgcagacaaggattgaatccaagagtaccatctcgtgggactttcgttaattgcgtcgacttttaatcaaatgtaagtacataagttgattcaattttttaaatacgcctgaatgcaaagattcctgacctagtttttactcattgtttttaagccacggacgttttgttaataatcattagtcagaaataatattttagattaaaaatgggttgcctttgcattttgacggttctaagcccgttgaagtatgaaggaaaaattagcaacttatgtaggtaagcgtcttgtctcgctgcaatagggttcataattggtgacgctattgcaaacagcgggaggggcggggtgtcaatggccttaactgataagagagaagcgggtgtagtgggtagttgtcggttcaccataacgtacgaggtttttaggacaacttgatgatgaattatttcgaaaaaaatgtactgagcagTATTAagagaaaaaacacgtgtttaatattttttcgagttctttcgggtgtttcaatttggccagtgaattaaatttcaccctgtatagggATGATTCGActaaaccgctgtcaaacttcggttttgtagaaagtttcctttctgaacggtagtactattaattattgtgTGGCCAAATCTCATTACCAACCTCTGATAAACCTCAGGCTTCGCGATCTGCATCACCAGATCGGTCAAGTATCTCGCGGCCGCCTTGATCCAGTGCCTCCTGAAGGAGTGGTTCTCGAAGTTCTTCATCATCAGCTCGAAGCTCAGGCTGCCGTCGGGACCGGTGAAGGCTTTCAGGGCCCGCTTCAGGCCTGATTTCTCCCAGATCACCTgcaaatttgatattatttattagtctTATGCGTTAATCAGGTTAATAAAGTTTTCAAAACGACTACGTAGACATTAGATCCGTGGCTTAAaggactcgcatccaggccataattgtaaaAAGAAACTCTCACTCAAATAAAATCTGGCTCAGTTGATTATGGTTACTATAAAAGTAGCTTGCCGTACGGCATTCTGCTCTGGGGTAAAGCAATGACATTCAAACTATcctgaaaacatttttttttcgaaaacagttaaaaacttaacttcataagataagttcgcctttgtacacatttattgtattctctctgtgttatgtacttgttttgtgcaataaagtgtttactactactactactactaaaacttACTTTTCCCAATTCAGACTCAGTGAATAGATCCCAATAAAGATGCAGTTTCTCCAAGAAAGGCGGTAAGAAGTCAGCATGATCTTTATGTCCATCAGCCAACTCCTTATTATCCGGGTTCGACAGTGTATTCAGCGTATTCATGACTACCGGCAGCAGGGACGCCACATTCTTGTTGCCTAGGAGACTGGAAGCCATGCTAAGGATGCTATCGAGGTTCATCTCTGGTTTCTCGTTGTTTTCGCGTTTCTGGCGTTGCTTGGGTTCATTAGAGTTCATCTGGGCGAACATGGAGATCATTGAGCCGATCATGGCGGGGTCGATTTTGCCGTCTTGCCCGCTGAGTAGGCTGCCGATTCCTGGAGTGtacataaaaatcatttattatacttttaaaatacaaacacggtacctatttaaaatattaattaagtattacaattattacaatcagaaaagtattacaattattacaatAAGAATAATACGCCTACTGGTCCTAGAGTTTTCCGTAAATCGCAAACAGTCACTAAGGTAAACATACTattgctcgacatgctaatgcccaatagatgacaccttgctgacttaagtttcaagatgacatgtactttGTACTGGGACCCGTCGAGTTTACCTTATAACTACGATTTTAATACACGTCCTAATCCTAATGGCTTCTACTGGTTTTCTCACAAACTTTCCTAGATCGGAGCCAAGGCTTTGCTTTACTGCGAAAGTTATAAGCGTGTTACTCGACTTTTATACAGCTCTGTTTTATTGTGTTGTATCTTGTGTGTTGGAAGACAATAGAAACGTCCTAAGTGTGTGCTTTTCTATAAGACATGTGGCCTTTTGTGTGTAACGTTGGTGTGTAGTTTATTATAGTCGGACTTCAGCTAATCGTACCCGTTCGCATTCGCAAGAAAGTTAGCGCTTTGAGGTCACTTTGAGACCTATAAATTATATACGTAGTAAAACCAAATGGGTCAAAACCGTTCCGGGAAATCCGCGTTTTCTGCGAACATTAGAAAAGCTAGCAATTTTGATACGataagtacttaagtattatACGATACGTAATTGCTTCTGTATTCTTTTACGTTCACTATGAACATTGTATTGAGGGAtcaataaactaaattaataagtaGAAGGTTTTAACATAAGGATAAGGTATGTACGAAAACTAGGCTTTGGAATTTCTTTATCTTATTATGCCTCGAGCAGAAAACAATTTTTAGACCGAAAAACTACCCAGATACGACATAAAAACTAGCAAATATTGTCCAAAACTTttcaacttttattaattaggtcctacctacctactcttaAAAAATTAATGGTgcaattcagtaagtatttttcaaaagttcaTTGCGAGATACTtttagtataaaaaatatttgcttACTAGCAtgttttttttccgttttcagtaaacaaaaacaaatagtTAATCGAAACACCGTTTGTTTGCATTTCAGTGTATTGCATTTTCAAAAGGAATCGAATGGAAACATCACAAACCCGCATTGAGTTAATAAACGacagcaaatatttttatagcgTGAATTTTAATATACTGCACTTGTGTATACAATATTCGATACATCGCTAACTCGACCTGCTAACTTGTCGATCGACCACGTGAATTATTTAGATAGGTACTGCACTTGTGCATGCAATATTCGATACATTGGTAACTatagacaggcgtggctcactccgcgatttcgtcgctttgctacaggtagctaaaagtacatccgttcgagcccaattggggtttgccataagccgcgcgtggcgctgtcgccacctagcggccatatctgtgctgatcgtgacagacgcgtcttgttagagagtgagtcttctgtacctagtactattatttattctgtgctacatAGTACAATGATATCAGTCGATCGACCAAATACCGTGCAACGAAAATGCATGCGAGTTCCTGAAACGTCTAAATAGGGCTTTAGCGTAGATTAAACTCATTTAACTTAAAATCTAATAGATTAATCGCGACCTACACCATCCCGCTAACCCGGCGTTAACCggttaatggtaacattccatttctaaccgcagctgcacttctagctagtactgaacgcgtcgctgttattgtcaatttccatagtgaaatgaacagtaatgcagctgtcgttggaaatggactgtcaccttaaatctggggttaccatggttaccactaccatttgacactgggttaacggtttaaccgttaaccccgggttggtggGATGGTGAAAGAGGCGCCAAGTCTCTCAAAATACTTGAACGTCAATATATAATTGCAGAGTTCAAAAGTAAACACCAGGCCCGAACAGATAACTCTACAAATGATGACTTCGCGAACTTCTGCTCAATTGAGGATGTGCCTAAGTAAATAAAAGGATTCCGAGAAATTCCGAGAAATTCCGGGCATTCAAAAAGCCACATAAAACTATATATAACAGTAGTTTATCTGTAcggtacacggcgggaagaagttatatagaatgaaaatttttgaacttaaaattgaattacctacataaggttcaaattttttcaattttttccagccagttatcaacttcttcccgccgtatATGTGTGTATAAATGATTTATAGCTTTTATAAGCGTTGTGATAAtatcaactttaaaaaaagtgcaagtatagtgAAATAGATGTTCATTAAagacaacttttttttataaaaccggGTGTATTTTCTGAGCCGGCAGTCATACTGAAATACCTACCGCTGTATTAATACTGTCGATTGTACTGCAGGAAACGTCAATAAGGTTATTTTATCGAGATGAAGCAGATGAAGCAGTTGCGTACCTGGGAAGGGCGAAATTTTAACGAAACCTTTGACATTGTAATCCAGTGACATGTACatatgccatacgataaataaaataataatcgagATACGTGTATGAAATTTGAATACATTGAAAGAAAAAAAGactaaatacatttattttactcCACAACATATTACAACTGCACCTCTATCGCAAAAgttaaaataggtaggtacttgagGTAGCATTGAAGTTGGCAGTAAGGTTGCAGCGCATTCCTGTAGcagtacttagggcatactgaaaatacctggactggccacttagaaaaaataagtcgtatcATATAACAGAATCTATAAACTTTCCGTATAGCCCACGTAATACTGGTGTAATCTGAATTTGAACGATACCTTTTCCCACATTGTCGAGCCAAGTCGAGGTACTGATTTAAATATTCCTGCCGTGAGAAAATATGTCCGCAATGAAGGAGCAAAGCCAACATCAATTTTCTCTGTATTCGTAGTGTTTCAGCTAGTCGTTGCAGATTTGGTTTATATGTAGAATTTACAAGGAAGTTGCTCGACAGGCGCCGAAAATGagactatagtcgcaccaaacaaagtctgcagcggatttgatagcccacgcagtgtgtaagtgttatgtatacgtcataatttcatagaagtttgacgttgaaaatgacacttgcactgcgtgggctatcaaaatcgctgcagactttttaccgTCTGACTATATAAACTTTTCGATGTAGTTGTGTAAGTATGTTCGCTTCGctttgtaacatattattgcagccaTTGCAGGTGACTGCACAGTAAATAAAGTCGACTAGGATAAGTCGCTGTTACCAGCACCGTCTTTatcataagggcacacggggcccgtgctcagggcccccatcctcagggggccccgaaggacagacagtaacagtatatttgtttacccataataaatagaagatcatagtagaaaatgttagtttaattagctttctttactttccaaaagggcccttCTTAAGTGCACAGGGGCCCCAGTATTGTTTAAGATGGCCCTGGTTACCCCACAGCCATCCacgttacaaaaaaaaactgagcggctaccgcgaaaaccgaaattcgcaaattgcggggatctttctcttttactccaatgaaggcgtaattagagtgacagaaaaaaacGCCCGCAaattgtgaacttcgattttcgcggttatagccctgaattgACCTGATTGACTGAGTTACCTGACAGAACATCTCCAGCATTCCCTCCATCTTGCCCCTGCATCAGCGAGCCCACGATGCTGCCGAGCGCCCCCATGCCGTCACCCCCATCCCCCATGTTCTGGATGAAGGAGGAAGCCAGGTCCAGGAACGGGTTCTCTTCTGTCCTGATGAACGGCAGCAGACCGCAGAGGAGGAGTAAGGAGAGCTTCATTTTGTCTgaaagtaaacatttttaagaagtttgttaaaaaaaatatttctaaatttaAGGATTCAGTCTTAAGGGTTTAAGGaaccactgaaaatcagcgtcgttGCACTATATATGTGCTCCGACACATGCTGAGTGGTATCCTCTTTGAGATAACAAGTTATAAAACCATGTCTTCGATATTTAATGttgttcttttttttctttttaattcttttcatttcatttcttttaaaatcGAGTAGGGGAGGCCTTGGCTTAGCAGTGGGACACTGTGTCTAggcttataatataatatatgtataattaaaataattccgTACACGGTGGGAAGAAATCGATAACTCGAGATGTAGGTATTTGCAGAAAAGTTCTGCAAATTTATATCTAGAACCTcattctattttatttaagtatgtacaaatttctttaattttatatctCGAGCTAGCAAGTTCTTCCCGCCGTATAGAatttgttcggaaagagaagatttCTTCTCTTTCCGTACAGACTCTAGGTGCTGATTTTATCTTTGTTTCTGCGAGGCTGCGAGGATCAGTATTATTAATCATAAGTGGTTAAATCAGTGAAATGTAATACATTGTAGTGGTTGAATTAGTGAATTAAATGTAATATACACTTATCACTTGAATCTTTCATAAAGCGGAGTCTATGGATCTTAATCAGCTCATAATAATCAGGTAGTAATCAGCTCGCGTAGCTGCCGCGACGGGCTAGATGGTAGGGACTTAATTGTCCGTGACGGTAACACTAATTACGTCATTCAAGTAAACTTCTCATAGATACGACACTAGTATTAAGTGTTTACAGGTTTTTCAAAGGGTCGGCAGCGCGCATTTAACACCCCTAGATTGGCAAACGTCTATgctacggtgaccgcttaccatccgGCTAAGCTTGAAGCTTGCTTGTTTGCCAGTGacgtaatataaaaatatagttGGACCAGGCACACGTTACGTTTAGAAATGATATCCAAAAAGTAGATACTTAAAATGTATAACATAGGTAATaggtttgacgaccggtctggcctagtgggtagtgaccctgcctatgaagccgatggtcccgggttcgaatcctggtaagggcatttatttgtatgatgatacgtacagatatttgttcctgagtcatggttgttttct from Cydia fagiglandana chromosome 21, ilCydFagi1.1, whole genome shotgun sequence includes the following:
- the LOC134675125 gene encoding uncharacterized protein LOC134675125 → MKLSLLLLCGLLPFIRTEENPFLDLASSFIQNMGDGGDGMGALGSIVGSLMQGQDGGNAGDVLSGIGSLLSGQDGKIDPAMIGSMISMFAQMNSNEPKQRQKRENNEKPEMNLDSILSMASSLLGNKNVASLLPVVMNTLNTLSNPDNKELADGHKDHADFLPPFLEKLHLYWDLFTESELGKVIWEKSGLKRALKAFTGPDGSLSFELMMKNFENHSFRRHWIKAAARYLTDLVMQIAKPEVYQRYIGAAEYIINSFLDAQGLPRSTHFNVKTPEKSITVLLNFVLKRYLNVDADVSSYVKPAVDYLKQTLKMAQATSASLTSRGDYNALADRVTDTLNLEIIEPVLRVYRAYKHSVAAPHCQEHLMCLVNRHHDQDKQGLPGFKAGLTKVASMAASAALSFQNGKGFWDLYNAIQSDVNCEAKYPADCASFHEHELKVTTEVYHSEL